CGCCAGCACCAATGGCGGCCTTGGCTTCAAAAGCTTTACTGGACGTCAGACCGGCCCCGAGAGGGAAACCGATAACGGAGCACACCTGAACCTCCGAGCCTGCCAGTTTTTCGGCGACTAAGGGAACGTAACCGGAATTAACACAGACGGCATAAAAGCGGTGTGCTATCGCTTCCTCGCACAGCGTGATGATTTGCTGCTCGGTAGCATTGGCGGCCAGCAGTGTGTGGTCGATATAGCGTGCGTAGTCAGTCATGGCGAATCCTCGATAATATCGATTAGAAATCAGATAGCGTGATTATGACACTCAATGATTTTTATGTCATAAAAATAACAATAAAAGTAATTTTTGTTATTTAAATAACATTTAATGAAATGAATGTGATAACAAATGTATGAAGATCGGGAAATAGGGTAGAGGTATACTCTAACTAATTCAAATTTCACGACAAAACGTAACGCACATGTAGTTGAAGTATGGCGAGTATAAGCAGAAAAGAAAACGCCCATCGTTCTTGAACCAGAAAGGCGGGAGCGATGGGCTTCCTCAATAAGGGGAATCAAAGAAAAGCAGTGGCACATATTCAGACTGTGAGCCAAAGGAAAAGTTCTGGCCTGTGCGGAAAAAATTCACGATTTCTTACATGTTTTAGCCGGGTAATTCAGGCCAGATTACCACGATAAGTGAACCTGCTAATGTGAGTAGCACGTTAGCGATGGCATAGGTGCCTGCATAACCGAGCGCAGGAATATTACTGCGCGCTGTATCGCTGATGATCTCCATGGCTGGGGCGCAGGTGCGTGCGCCCATCATGGCACCAAACAGCAGCGCACGGTTCATTTTTAGTACATACGCACCGAACAGAAAGCAAATCACCACCGGCACCAGGCTGACAATCAGTCCTGACGTGAGCATCTGGATGCCGACTTCACCCAGGCTGCTGTTGATGGTGCTACCAGCACTCAACCCAACACCTGCCATAAAGACCATCAGGCCAAATTCTTTGACCATATTGAGAGCACCCTGCGGAATATAGCCAAAGGTAGGGTGGTTAGCGCGCAGGAACCCCAGCATGATGCCCGCGAAAAGTAACCCAGCTGCATTACCAATGCCGAATGTGAAATTACTGAATTGGATGGTGATCAGCCCGACCATGATGCCGATAACGAAAAAAGCGCAGAAAGCCAGCAGGTCGGTGACCTGACTGTGAATAGAGATAAACCCGATTCTGTCAGCAATACTTTTCACTCGGCGGGCATCACCGCTGACCTGCAAGACATCGCCTTTATTCAGCACGACGCTATCGTCAATCGGCATTTCGATCTGGCTGCGAACAATACGGTTAAGGAAACAGCCGTGATCGGTCAGTTTCAACTGGCTTAGGCGCTTGCCGACGGCATTGTGATTCTTGACGACAATCTCTTCCGTTACGATGCGCATGTCTAACAAATCGCGGTCGAAAACCTCCTTACCATCACGGAAATTGGAGTTCAGCCGCGAGTGCGCATCGGGGTAGCCGACCAGCGCGATCTCGTCGCCGATTTGCAAAACGGCATCGCCGTCGGGATTTGCCAGAATTCCGTTACGCCGAATGCGCTCGATGTAGCAGCCAGTCTGACGGTAAATTCCCAACTCGCGTAAATTCTTGCCGTCCGCCCAGTCGACTAGCTCAGGTCCGACGCGATAGGCGCGGATCACTGGCAGATACACTTTTCTTTGGCTATCCGGATCCAACCCACGTTCGCGAGCAATTTGCTGTGCACTGGTAGGGAGATCCTGATGCTGGAGTTTAGGTAGGTAGCGTGCACCAAAAATGAGGCTGACCAGCCCGACCAGATACGTCAGCGCATAACCCAGGCTCAGGTGATCTTGTTCAATACCGAGTTGGCTCCCCAGACTGGCGGTATTACGCAACGTGTCACCCGCACCAACCAAGACAGGCGTTGATGTCATAGAACCAGCCAGCATTCCTGCTGTCAGGCCGATTCCCCAGCCAAAGAGTTTTCCTAAGCCTAATGCCAGTAACATGGCGCTACCGACCATCACCAGTGCTAGCATGAAATAATTTTTCCCGTCGCGGAAGAAAATGGAAAAGAAATTCGGCCCGGCTTCCACTCCCACGCAAAAAATAAATAACATAAAACCGAGACTCAGCGCTTCGGTATTAATCGAGAAATGCTGTTGGCCGAGTAATAAAGAAACGACTAAAACGCCAATAGAATTACCGAGTTGTACTGGGCCGAAGCGTAACTTGCCCAGACAGAGTCCTAATGAAAGAACCACGAATAAAAGCAGGATGTAATTCCCGTTTAACAAATCAGCGACGTTTATATTCATGGAATGCAACTTGTTGTTTACCAGTAAGTTCTTGATGTTGTTCATTATAACGGCTAGATTTAGCCATGAAATACATGAATTCCCGTGACGGTATACAATACACGTCAGCTGAAAGGAATCAGCCTCATTAAGTATAATTTATCCGATAAAAATTGTTCAGTGTAATTATTGTTTAATTTAATGATTGTGGTGTCGCTGGTGATGAAATACGGCGGGTTATCGTTTTTTTGTCTATGGACAACCTGTGCGTCGAATAAATCGTAGCGAAGCCTCATGTTTTTCATATCGGGGAATAGAGACACCAATCATTCTTACCATACCGCATGTTTTCGGTATCGGGCCTGATGCAGGTTGGGAGGCATATTGAGAGGGGCGGTTTATGGTACGAAATAAAGGTTGGGTCGGCGCGATTTGTTGTTTTCTATTGTTTACCATTGTGTTTCTAAGTCAAAAAATTGAAGTATCGGATGCTGTTGTGAATGATGGACTGCGCGGGAGCCCGGGTATGTTACTCTTTCTGCTGCCGGGCGTGATTGCCTGTTTTCTTTCTGCACGCGGTCGCTTGCTTTACCCGCTGTTTGGTGCGCTGGCGGCGATGCCTGTATGTTTACTGATGCTCCATTTGTGGAATACGCCGATGCGTTCTTTCTGGCAAGAGCTGGCTTATGTGATGAGTGCGGCCTTTTGGTGCGTATTGGGGGCACTGGGTGTACTGTGTTTACGTAGCCTATATCGACGTTACCTTCGCTGAGTAGATGCTGATCACGCTTCTATAAACGAAAAAAGCGCGGACATTTGCCGCGCTACTGTCTGACCCGTCTGATGATTATGACTGGAACAAGGACAGATGTTCTTTGGCATAGGCTTCAAAATCAGTGCAGCCACCAATGTGTTTTTCATCCAGGAAAATCTGCGGCACGGTTTCAACCGGTTTTCCTACCGTCTTGGACAAATCTTCTTTTGATATACCTTCTGCGTGGATGTCTACATAGCGGAAGCTGAAGTCATCACGCTGCTCGGCCAGTTTCTCTGCCAGTTCTTTCGCACGTACACAATAAGGGCAACCAGGGCGCCCGAAAATTACAGCGAACATGTAAACTCCTTTGTAAAATTAGAAAAATGCTCTCATTCTGGAAACGCATAGCGTGACGCTTGTTGCAGATCAGGTCACGGCCAAAAGTGTTACGGTTAATGAGGTTACTGTGAATTACACTACTATGCCCGCATTCATTGATGAAAAAAAGTGGGCATTACCTGTTACAACGATTTGCTGAAGCTATCTATGATGAAATAACTTTACTGACTGAAGGACGCCAGTGTGACACCAACTATTGATTTGCTACAACGCCACCGTTCTATACGTGCGTTTACGTCTCAGGCCGTGACCGATGAACAACGCCACGCCATCATTACTTCCGCACAGAGTGCCTCCAGCTCCAGCTTTTTACAATGCAGTACGGTTATCCGTATTACCGATCCTGCCGTGCGGGAAACACTCGTTCACTATACTGGCGAGCAAGGCTATGTGGCACAGGCAGCGGAATTTTGGGTCTTTTGTGCCGATTTCCATCGGCATGTCGAGATTTTCCCTCAGGCTGAAACGGGCCTGGCCGAGCAATTGCTGATTGGCTGTGTCGATACCGCTATTATGGCGCAGAATGCACTGGTTGCTGCCGAATCGCTAGGGCTCGGTGGGGTTTTTATCGGTGGGATTCGCAATCGCATTGTTGACGTGACGCAGTTACTGCAATTGCCGACGTTGGTGATACCGCTGTTTGGCTTGTGTCTGGGGCACCCGGACGCCGAACCCATGCTGAAACCGCGCATGCCAACGGCCATGATGTTGCATGAAAATATTTATCAGCCGCTCGACCCTGATGTACTGGCGCAATACGACCAGCAAATGGTGGAATATTACCTGCAACGTACCGGTAGCCGCCGTGAGAGCTGGAGTGAGCACGTTGAACTGACGCTGAAAAAAGAGTTACGTCCATTCATGCTGGACTACTTACATCGACAAGGATGGGCGATACGCTAGTATCGGTAGGATATTTATGAAGATAGCCATTCTGTCTCGCGATGGAGCGTTATATTCCTGCAAACGTCTGCGTGAAGCCGCTGAGGCGCGTAAGCATAGTGTTGAGATTATCGATCCACTTTCTTGCTATATGAATATTAATTCGGCGGCGCCGTCGGTGCATTACCGTGGACGTCGGTTGGATAAATACGATGCGATTATTCCACGTATTGGCTCACAGATTACATTCTATGGCACGGCGGTATTACGCCAGTTTGAAATGTTGGGGAGTTATCCGCTGAATAATTCTGTTGCGGTGATTCGCGCCCGTGACAAACTTCATTCACTGCAACTGCTTGCCCGCGAAGGGATTGATCTGCCAATTACTGGCTTTGCCCACTCGCCGGATGATACTGGCGATCTGATCGCGATGGTAGGCGGTGCACCGCTGGTCGTGAAATTGGTGGAAGGCACGCAGGGGATTGGCGTTGTATTAGCGGAGACGCGGCAGGCGGCAGAAAGCGTGATTGATGCGTTTCGTGGGCTGAATGCACATATTCTGGTGCAGGAATACGTGCATGAAGCGCAGGGTAAAGATATCCGCTGTCTTGTGATCGGTAATCGAGTGGTTGCGGCAATAGAACGGCAGGCGAAGGCGGGGGAGTTTCGTTCAAATTTGCATCGTGGCGGGTCGGCAAATAACGTGAAAATTACGGCACAGGAGCGTGCGATTGCTATCAAGGCGACGAAAACGCTAGGGCTGAATGTGGCGGGGGTCGATATTTTGCGCGCCGAACGCGGGCCGCTGGTGATGGAAGTGAATGCTTCACCGGGGCTGGAAGGGATTGAAACGACGACCGGTTTCGATATTGCTGGCATGATGATTGAGTTTATTGAGCAAAATACTCAGAAGCGCGTCGCAACATCGACAACAATAAGTAAAAGTTAGCTTTCTGAAACGGAGACTGCGCCGTAAAATACGGCGTTTCTATTGGCGCGTGGCTATTAGGTCGCGTTCGCGGCAGCGATCGTTGTGCAGTAAGGTAAGGAAAACGGGTCGTGGTGCGCTTTTATCATGGCATCGTTGCACAATATTCCGTAAGCTATGTGCCGTTTTTAAGATGGTTTCTGTTTTGAGACTGTTTCTGTTTTAACATCGTTTCTGTATGAACGATGTTCTCTTTTCAATAACGCTGTCTTTACGGTGGCAAGTATGAGGCAAACATGATGGATTCACTCATCGTTCCGGATTTGGCTATGCTACGGCGGTGGCTGGATCAACTGAACATTCTGTATTTCGAATGTGATTCCTGTCAGGCGCTCCATCTTCCTCATATGCAAAATTTTGATGGTGTGTTCGATGCAAAGGTTGATCTGGTGGATAACGTGATCTTGTTTTCCGCACTTGCCGAAGTGAAGCCCAGCGCACTGATTCCTCTGGTCGGCGATCTGAGCCAAATCAATGCCAGTTCCTTGACCGTTAAGGCATTTATCGACGTTCAGGATGATAACCTGCCGAAACTGATTGTTTGCCAGTCGTTTAGTGTTGCCGCAGGCATGACGTTGGAACAATTCAGGCATTTCATGCAGCAATCCGAAGAACAGATCTCAATGGTGATCCTTGAAGCGAGCGCTAATAATCTGCTGTTTATCGGTGAGGAAGAAGAGGGCTCTGCTACGCGAGTCACGACTTCCCATTTGCATTGATACGGTTGCTGCCAACGGCAGCAATTGGTTTTACTTATTTTCCTTTCACCGCCATTTATTCTGGTTATTTCGCCTTATTGCCAGATATTCCTCTTTGTTTGTCGCTAAACGCCTTCATCACATCGACAAAATGTGAATAAATAATCGTTAAAACCCATTTTTTACGTTCAAGTATGGTGTGCATGATGTTGTGGGGTTATGCTTTATTCCTGTAGGCGACAGACTGTCGAATCAGGGCTATGTCTGTGTATGAGCGGATAAAAATCGGTGCATATTCATTCACCGATTGGATATGACGGTACATGCGCAGACATGTTTTGTATCTCCACGATACAGACTTACTCCCACGAATCACCCCCTTGAATGGAGGAAGGAACGGATGTTCACCCAACGTAAAAAATGGCTATCGGGTGTTGTTACCGGCTTGCTGATGGCCGCGTCCGTCACCGCATCTGCGGAAGAGAAAACGCTGCATGTTTATAACTGGTCCGACTATATCGCACCCAACACGTTAGCCAATTTCCAGAAAGAAACCGGCATTAAGGTTGTCTATGATGTGTTTGACTCCAACGAAGTGTTGGAAGGCAAACTCATGGCGGGCAGCACAGGTTTTGATCTGGTAGTGCCTTCAGCCAGCTTCCTTGAGCGTCAGCTCTCAGCGGGAGTTTTTCAGCCATTAGACAAGAGTAAGCTACCGAATTACAAAAATCTGGATCCTGAGCTGATGAAGCTGATTGCTCAGCACGATCCCGATAACCAATATGCCCTGCCTTATCTGTGGGCGACCACGGGTATTGGCTATAACGTCGAGAAAGTCAAAGCGGCGCTGGGTGCCGATGCGCCTGTTGATAGCTGGGATCTGGTGCTGAAGCCAGAGAATCTGGAAAAGCTGAAAAGCTGCGGGGTGTCTTTCCTGGATGCGCCGGAAGAGATCTTTGCCACGGTATTAAACTATCAGGGTAAAGATCCGAACAGCACCAAACCGGGTGATTACAGCACGTCAGCGACCGATCTGTTGCTGAAACTGCGTCCGAGCATTCGTTATTTCCATTCGTCGCAATATATCAACGATCTGGCGAACGGCGACATCTGCGTTGCTGTAGGCTGGGCTGGCGATATCATGCAGGCGGGGAATCGTGCGAAAGAGGCGAAGAACGGCGTCAATATCCAATACAGTATTCCGAAAGAAGGCGCATTGGCATTCTTTGATGTCCTCGCCATCCCGAAAGATGCTAAAAATCTGGATGAAGTCTACGCGTTTCTGGATTACCTGATGAAGCCGGAAGTGATGGCGGAGATCAGTAACCACACCTATTACGCTAGCGGTAATCTGGCATCTTTGCCTTTGGTTAACGAAGAGATTCGTAACAATCCGGGTGTCTACCCACCTGCGGATGTGCGTGCCAAAATGTTTACGCTCAAGGTGCAATCTCCTCAGATTGACCGTACACGTACTCGTGCATGGACTAAAGTTAAGAGCGGTAAATAGCGGCTTTGATCTAATGTGATACCGACTATAAGTCGGGTGCCATCGTGCGCTCTACTTATTGAAGGCGTTAAATGTGGCAAAAAACAGGCGGATAACCCGCCTGTTTGCGCTCTATATTGTGTCACACCGTTGAATGCAAAACGCGTAATCGCGTCGTCAGCGGGGCGACTTGTTCTGCTTTTGCCGGAGATCAATGCGAAGTGAATGACGCGATCCCACGCCCTCAATCAAAACCTCAAAAAGCGGCCACGCCGCTGCTGGAAGTCCGTAACCTGACGAAGTCGTTTGATGGTCAGGCCGCTGTCGATGATGTTAGCCTGACGATTTATAAAGGCGAAATTTTTGCTCTGCTGGGCGCATCTGGCTGTGGGAAATCCACGCTGTTGCGTATGCTGGCAGGTTTTGAGCTCCCCACGCAGGGACAGATTGTTCTGGATGGTCAGGATTTGTCATTGGTGCCGCCTTACCAGCGCCCTATCAATATGATGTTTCAATCTTATGCGCTGTTTCCACACATGACGGTGGAAAAGAATATCGCGTTTGGTTTGAAACAGGACAAGCTACCGCGTGCGGAAATCAAAGATCGTGTAGAAGAGATGCTGTCGCTGGTGCATATGCAGGAGTTTGCCAATCGTAAACCGCATCAACTCTCCGGTGGTCAGCGTCAGCGTGTTGCGTTGGCTCGTAGTCTGGCGAAGCGTCCAAAACTGCTGTTGCTGGATGAACCGATGGGGGCGCTGGACAAGAAACTGCGTGACCGCATGCAGCTTGAAGTCGTCGATATTCTGGAACGCGTTGGTGCAACCTGTGTGATGGTGACGCACGATCAGGAAGAAGCCATGACCATGGCAGGACGTATTGCCATCATGAATCGCGGTAAGTTCGTACAGATTGGCGAGCCGGAAGAGATTTATGAGCACCCGAATACACGTTTCAGCGCAGAATTCATCGGCTCGGTCAATATGTTTGAAGGGATATTGCAGGAGCGCCAGGATGAGGCACTGATTATTAGAAGCCCCGGGTTGGTGCATCCACTGAAGGTGGATTCGGATGTGTCGGTGGTGGATGGCGTACCGGTTTACATTGCGTTGCGTCCTGAAAAAATTATGCTGTGCGAAGAGGTTCCGGCTGACGGCTGTAATTTCGCCGTAGGGGAAGTCGTTCATATCGCCTATCTGGGGGATTTGTCGGTTTACCACGTCAGGCTCAACAGTGGGCAAATCATCAGCGCGCAGCTACAAAATGCCTATCGCTATCGTAAAGGCACACCGACCTGGGGAGATGAGGTTCGGCTGTGTTGGGATGCGGACAGCTGTGTGGTTCTGACGGTGTAGTGAGGAAGAATGCCATGACTTTATTTCCTGAACATCACACGGCGGAACCACCGGGCAAGGCCAGACTTTGGCTGCGTGTGCTAATGGCTCGCTGGCGTCAAAAACACGGGCACAAGCTGGTTATCGCGCTGCCGTATGTATGGCTGCTGCTGCTGTTTATGCTGCCGTTCCTGATCGTGTTCAAAATCAGTTTCGCAGAGATGGCACGTGCAATTCCGCCTTATACCGATCTGGTTTCCTGGATGGACGACAAGCTGGATATTTCCCTGAATCTTGGGAATTACCTGCACTTGTTGGACGATCCGCTGTATTTCGATGCCTATATGCAGTCGCTTCAGGTTGCGGCCGTATCGACGCTGTGCTGCTTGCTTATTGGTTATCCCTTGGCTTGGGCTGTTGCACATAGTAAGCCATCGACACGTAATATCCTGTTATTATTGGTTATTCTTCCATCATGGACGTCGTTTTTGATCCGTGTCTATGCCTGGATGGGGATTCTGAAAAATAACGGCATCCTGAATAACTTCCTACTGTGGCTGGGCGTGATTGATGAACCGCTGATCATTTTGCACACTAATCTGGCGGTTTACATTGGCGTTGTGTATTCCTATTTGCCGTTTATGGTGTTGCCTATCTATACCGCGCTGACGCGGCTGGACTACTCGCTTGTGGAAGCGTCGTTGGATCTGGGCGCGCGGCCGCTAAGAACGTTCTTCAGCGTGATCGTCCCACTCACGAAAGGCGGTATTATTGCGGGTTCGATGCTGGTGTTCATCCCTGCGGTGGGGGAATACGTGATTCCAGAACTGCTCGGTGGACCAGATAGCATTATGATTGGCCGTATTCTGTGGCAGGAATTCTTCAATAACCGAGATTGGCCAGTGGCATCCGCTGTCGCGATCGTCATGTTGTTGCTGTTGATTATGCCGATTATCTGGTTCCATAAACATCAGAGCAAAACTGCGGAGGGTGAAGCGTGAATAATTTACCTGTTGTTCGCTCGCCGTGGCGTATTGTGATTTTGGTTCTGTGTTTTACCTTCCTCTATGCGCCGATGCTGATGCTGGTGATCTATTCGTTCAACAGCTCCAAGCTGGTTACCGTATGGGCAGGGTGGTCGACACGCTGGTATATCGAACTGTTTCACAATACGGCAATGATCAGTGCGGTGCTCTTGAGCCTGACGATTGCCGCCGCATCGGCAACGATGGCCGTGATCCTTGGGACTATCGCTGCTGTCGTCATGGTGCGTTTTGGCCGTTTCCGTGGTGCCAATGGTTTTGCGTTTATGCTGACGGCACCACTGGTGATGCCAGACGTGATTACCGGTCTGTCGCTGCTGTTGCTCTTTGTTGCCTTAGGCCATGCCATTGGGTGGCCAGCGGAAAGGGGCATGTTCACCATCTGGCTGGCGCACGTCACGTTCTGCACCGCGTATGTCACCGTGGTGATCAGTGCGCGCCTGCGTGAACTGGATCGTTCTATTGAAGAAGCGGCGATGGATCTGGGGGCGAACCCGCTCAAAGTCTTCTTCATTATCACGGTGCCGATGATTGCTCCTGCGCTGCTTTCTGGCTGGCTGC
The window above is part of the Pectobacterium araliae genome. Proteins encoded here:
- a CDS encoding aspartate:alanine antiporter — protein: MNINVADLLNGNYILLLFVVLSLGLCLGKLRFGPVQLGNSIGVLVVSLLLGQQHFSINTEALSLGFMLFIFCVGVEAGPNFFSIFFRDGKNYFMLALVMVGSAMLLALGLGKLFGWGIGLTAGMLAGSMTSTPVLVGAGDTLRNTASLGSQLGIEQDHLSLGYALTYLVGLVSLIFGARYLPKLQHQDLPTSAQQIARERGLDPDSQRKVYLPVIRAYRVGPELVDWADGKNLRELGIYRQTGCYIERIRRNGILANPDGDAVLQIGDEIALVGYPDAHSRLNSNFRDGKEVFDRDLLDMRIVTEEIVVKNHNAVGKRLSQLKLTDHGCFLNRIVRSQIEMPIDDSVVLNKGDVLQVSGDARRVKSIADRIGFISIHSQVTDLLAFCAFFVIGIMVGLITIQFSNFTFGIGNAAGLLFAGIMLGFLRANHPTFGYIPQGALNMVKEFGLMVFMAGVGLSAGSTINSSLGEVGIQMLTSGLIVSLVPVVICFLFGAYVLKMNRALLFGAMMGARTCAPAMEIISDTARSNIPALGYAGTYAIANVLLTLAGSLIVVIWPELPG
- a CDS encoding inner membrane protein YbjM — encoded protein: MVRNKGWVGAICCFLLFTIVFLSQKIEVSDAVVNDGLRGSPGMLLFLLPGVIACFLSARGRLLYPLFGALAAMPVCLLMLHLWNTPMRSFWQELAYVMSAAFWCVLGALGVLCLRSLYRRYLR
- a CDS encoding GrxA family glutaredoxin, translated to MFAVIFGRPGCPYCVRAKELAEKLAEQRDDFSFRYVDIHAEGISKEDLSKTVGKPVETVPQIFLDEKHIGGCTDFEAYAKEHLSLFQS
- the nfsA gene encoding oxygen-insensitive NADPH nitroreductase — translated: MTPTIDLLQRHRSIRAFTSQAVTDEQRHAIITSAQSASSSSFLQCSTVIRITDPAVRETLVHYTGEQGYVAQAAEFWVFCADFHRHVEIFPQAETGLAEQLLIGCVDTAIMAQNALVAAESLGLGGVFIGGIRNRIVDVTQLLQLPTLVIPLFGLCLGHPDAEPMLKPRMPTAMMLHENIYQPLDPDVLAQYDQQMVEYYLQRTGSRRESWSEHVELTLKKELRPFMLDYLHRQGWAIR
- the rimK gene encoding 30S ribosomal protein S6--L-glutamate ligase, which produces MKIAILSRDGALYSCKRLREAAEARKHSVEIIDPLSCYMNINSAAPSVHYRGRRLDKYDAIIPRIGSQITFYGTAVLRQFEMLGSYPLNNSVAVIRARDKLHSLQLLAREGIDLPITGFAHSPDDTGDLIAMVGGAPLVVKLVEGTQGIGVVLAETRQAAESVIDAFRGLNAHILVQEYVHEAQGKDIRCLVIGNRVVAAIERQAKAGEFRSNLHRGGSANNVKITAQERAIAIKATKTLGLNVAGVDILRAERGPLVMEVNASPGLEGIETTTGFDIAGMMIEFIEQNTQKRVATSTTISKS
- a CDS encoding YbjN domain-containing protein; this translates as MDSLIVPDLAMLRRWLDQLNILYFECDSCQALHLPHMQNFDGVFDAKVDLVDNVILFSALAEVKPSALIPLVGDLSQINASSLTVKAFIDVQDDNLPKLIVCQSFSVAAGMTLEQFRHFMQQSEEQISMVILEASANNLLFIGEEEEGSATRVTTSHLH
- the potF gene encoding spermidine/putrescine ABC transporter substrate-binding protein PotF, translated to MFTQRKKWLSGVVTGLLMAASVTASAEEKTLHVYNWSDYIAPNTLANFQKETGIKVVYDVFDSNEVLEGKLMAGSTGFDLVVPSASFLERQLSAGVFQPLDKSKLPNYKNLDPELMKLIAQHDPDNQYALPYLWATTGIGYNVEKVKAALGADAPVDSWDLVLKPENLEKLKSCGVSFLDAPEEIFATVLNYQGKDPNSTKPGDYSTSATDLLLKLRPSIRYFHSSQYINDLANGDICVAVGWAGDIMQAGNRAKEAKNGVNIQYSIPKEGALAFFDVLAIPKDAKNLDEVYAFLDYLMKPEVMAEISNHTYYASGNLASLPLVNEEIRNNPGVYPPADVRAKMFTLKVQSPQIDRTRTRAWTKVKSGK
- the potG gene encoding putrescine ABC transporter ATP-binding subunit PotG — its product is MNDAIPRPQSKPQKAATPLLEVRNLTKSFDGQAAVDDVSLTIYKGEIFALLGASGCGKSTLLRMLAGFELPTQGQIVLDGQDLSLVPPYQRPINMMFQSYALFPHMTVEKNIAFGLKQDKLPRAEIKDRVEEMLSLVHMQEFANRKPHQLSGGQRQRVALARSLAKRPKLLLLDEPMGALDKKLRDRMQLEVVDILERVGATCVMVTHDQEEAMTMAGRIAIMNRGKFVQIGEPEEIYEHPNTRFSAEFIGSVNMFEGILQERQDEALIIRSPGLVHPLKVDSDVSVVDGVPVYIALRPEKIMLCEEVPADGCNFAVGEVVHIAYLGDLSVYHVRLNSGQIISAQLQNAYRYRKGTPTWGDEVRLCWDADSCVVLTV
- the potH gene encoding putrescine ABC transporter permease PotH, which produces MTLFPEHHTAEPPGKARLWLRVLMARWRQKHGHKLVIALPYVWLLLLFMLPFLIVFKISFAEMARAIPPYTDLVSWMDDKLDISLNLGNYLHLLDDPLYFDAYMQSLQVAAVSTLCCLLIGYPLAWAVAHSKPSTRNILLLLVILPSWTSFLIRVYAWMGILKNNGILNNFLLWLGVIDEPLIILHTNLAVYIGVVYSYLPFMVLPIYTALTRLDYSLVEASLDLGARPLRTFFSVIVPLTKGGIIAGSMLVFIPAVGEYVIPELLGGPDSIMIGRILWQEFFNNRDWPVASAVAIVMLLLLIMPIIWFHKHQSKTAEGEA
- the potI gene encoding putrescine ABC transporter permease PotI; translation: MNNLPVVRSPWRIVILVLCFTFLYAPMLMLVIYSFNSSKLVTVWAGWSTRWYIELFHNTAMISAVLLSLTIAAASATMAVILGTIAAVVMVRFGRFRGANGFAFMLTAPLVMPDVITGLSLLLLFVALGHAIGWPAERGMFTIWLAHVTFCTAYVTVVISARLRELDRSIEEAAMDLGANPLKVFFIITVPMIAPALLSGWLLAFTLSLDDLVIASFVAGPGSTTLPMLVFSSVRMGVNPQINALASLILLVVGIIGFIAWWFMARAEKQRYRDRQKARRG